The following are encoded in a window of Fulvia fulva chromosome 7, complete sequence genomic DNA:
- a CDS encoding Negative regulator of sexual conjugation and meiosis — MLPTPPASPKPSGECSPEDNIGLVLAGRIELTGILGVGAYGTVYKAHDLVDGSEYAVKALSKVGLDPRQKKFQDREIHLHYLASQHPNVVSLVKILDSADCTYVVMEYCPEGDLFSKITEEGHYIGDDFKAKQVFLQILSAVQHCHSRGIFHRDLKPENVLVKDQGRTVKLADFGLATQDRVTSDFGCGSTFYMSPECQNPNPKPYSCYASAPNDVWSLGVILVNLTCGRNPWKRASVEDSTFRAYMRDRNFLQSILPITNEFNHILQRIFEVNPRNRITLGELRDLIFRCPRLTTNGSSNPVSAPATPPYSPVEQAMDSVTDSSGFEVPRLELPAQQYPPSPAYFYPSPESTPPTSGHCTPQPTIYTAPPKSMAPVISTGHFFSNFQRCGQMFSNFNIQAPNHMWAATH, encoded by the exons ATGCTCCCAACACCGCCAGCGTCGCCGAAACCTTCTGGAGAATGCAGCCCAGAGGATAATATTGGCCTTGTACTTGCCGGTAGGATTGAGTTGACCGGAATCCTTGGAGTCGGAGCATATGGCACTGTTTACAAGGCGCATGATCTTGTTGATGGCAGTGAGTATGCAGTCAAAGCATTGAGCAAGGTCGGCCTTGATCCACGACAGAAGAAGTTCCAGGACCGTGAGATTCACTTGCATTACCTTGCAAGCCAGCACCCGAATGTGGTTTCCCTCGTGAAGATTCTGGACAGCGCGGATTGCACTTATGTCGTTATGGAGTACTGTCCCGAAGGCGATCTGTTTTCCAAGATCACCGAGGAAGGGCATTACATCGGCGACGACTTCAAGGCCAAGCAGGTGTTCCTCCAGATTCTCTCCGCTGTTCAACATTGCCACTCACGAGGAATATTCCACCGAGATCTCAAGCCTGAGAACGTGCTCGTAAAGGACCAAGGTCGGACCGTCAAGCTTGCAGACTTTGGATTGGCCACACAGGACCGCGTTACTTCCGATTTTGGCTGCGGCTCAACATTCTACATGTCACCAG AGTGCCAAAACCCGAACCCGAAGCCATACTCGTGCTACGCTTCGGCACCAAACGATGTCTGGTCTCTCGGTGTGATCTTGGTTAACCTGACATGCGGCCGCAATCCATGGAAGAGAGCATCAGTCGAGGACTCCACCTTCCGGGCTTACATGCGTGACCGGAACTTCTTGCAATCCATCCTTCCCATTACCAATGAGTTCAACCACATTCTCCAGCGTATCTTCGAGGTCAACCCTCGCAACAGGATCACGCTCGGAGAATTGCGTGACCTCATCTTCCGCTGCCCAAGGTTGACCACCAATGGATCTTCCAACCCAGTGTCGGCGCCCGCCACGCCTCCATACAGCCCAGTTGAGCAAGCCATGGACAGTGTTACCGACTCCTCCGGATTTGAGGTTCCACGCCTGGAACTTCCAGCTCAGCAATACCCACCATCACCTGCATACTTTTACCCTTCACCAGAGTCCACTCCACCAACTTCAGGACATTGCACTCCTCAACCAACAATTTATACGGCCCCGCCCAAGTCAATGGCACCCGTCATCTCTACTGGCCACTTCTTCAGCAACTTTCAACGTTGCGGCCAGATGTTCTCCAACTTCAATATCCAGGCACCAAACCACATGTGGGCCGCTACTCACTAG
- a CDS encoding MFS transporter prlL, with amino-acid sequence MSDIEKKGTQAADYQEQIDSLQRQKDEGTFVPPTPEEEKRVIRKLDYRLLPLVFVLYSLAVLDRSNLGNARLAGMEDDIDLSGNRYQLLGTIFYIAYILSQWTLIGWKQFKPHNYCAAVTLFWGFVATIQAAAFNWESLMVCRFFLGVAEAMFGPGVPLYLTYFYPRELVGFRHGVFISGAAMANAYGGALAYGISQIKGSLAPWKILFLIEGLPTCAFAAVAWWFLPDSISSAPFLNEREKQVALHFVARNQRLDVGKERGVRFREMMEVFKDPKSFLPGIMYFGCNVSFASLPLFVPTIIAEMGSFTRIQSNGLSAPPYVLCFFVIILLCWLSDKYKVRGPFVALAATIAAIGFIINATTETTAPRYTSVFLSVCIFASVALLLAWTANIHATESKRGGGYTILATIGQCGPLLGTSVFPPSDKPFYRKGMWISAAMCLMVAVVAGILRCWIIYENRQLEKEGAVDDEIDTDVAEAEGHHVKHKLVW; translated from the exons ATGAGCGACATCGAGAAAAAAGGCACACAAGCCGCCGACTACCAAGAACAAATCGACTCCCTCCAACGCCAGAAAGATGAAGGCACCTTCGTCCCTCCTACCCCCGAAGAAGAGAAACGGGTCATCCGCAAACTCGACTATCGCCTCCTCCCTCTCGTCTTCGTCCTCTACTCCCTCGCCGTCCTCGATCGCTCGAACCTAGGAAATGCGCGCCTTGCGGGAATGGAGGACGACATTGACCTGTCAGGCAATCGATACCAACTCCTCGGCACAATCTTCTACATCGCGTACATCCTATCGCAATGGACCTTGATCGGGTGGAAACAGTTCAAACCGCATAATTACTGCGCGGCTGTCACTTTGTTCTGGGGTTTCGTCGCAACAATTCAGGCTGCAGCTTTCAACTGGGAGAGTCTCATGGTCTGTCGTTTCTTCCTCGGAGTTGCGGAAGCAATGTTTGGACCTGGCGTTCCATTGTATCTCACGTACTTCTACCCGCGTGAGCTGGTCGGTTTTCGCCATGGTGTTTTCATCTCTGGTGCTGCGATGGCGAATGCTTATGGTGGAGCGCTGGCTTATGGCATTAGCCAGATTAAGGGCAGTCTTGCGCCGtggaaaattctgttcttGATTGAGGGACTGCCGACTTGTGCTTTTGCTGCGGTGGCGTGGTGGTTCTTGCCGGATAGTATTAGTAGTGCTCCGTTCTTGAATGAGAGGGAGAAACAGGTTGCGTTGCATTTTGTGGCACGGAATCAGAGGCTTGATGTCGGGAAGGAGAGGGGTGTGAGGTTTAGAGAGATGATGGAGGTGTTCAAGGATCCAAAGAGTTTCTTGCCGGGGATTATGTATTTCGGGTG CAACGTCTCCTTCGCCTCGCTGCCGCTGTTCGTGCCCACTATCATCGCAGAAATGGGCTCCTTCACGCGAATCCAGTCCAACGGTCTTAGCGCGCCGCCATATGTGCTTTGCTTCTTCGTCATCATCCTCCTCTGCTGGCTCTCGGACAAGTACAAAGTACGAGGACCATTCGTTGCCCTGGCAGCGACGATAGCGGCAATAGGTTTCATCATCAATGCGACAACGGAGACGACAGCACCGCGATATACCTCGGTCTTCTTGTCGGTGTGCATATTCGCGTCTGTCGCGCTGCTTCTGGCGTGGACGGCGAATATCCACGCGACCGAGTCGAAACGTGGTGGTGGGTATACGATTCTGGCGACGATTGGGCAGTGTGGACCGTTGCTGGGTACGAGTGTGTTCCCGCCGAGCGACAAGCCGTTTTATCGGAAGGGGATGTGGATTTCGGCGGCGATGTGTTTGATGGTTGCTGTGGTTGCGGGGATTCTTCGCTGCTGGATCATATATGAGAACAGGCAACTGGAGAAGGAAGGTGCGGTTGATGATGAGATTGATACCGATGTCGCTGAGGCGGAGGGACATCATGTTAAGCACAAGCTTGTGTGGTAG
- a CDS encoding Carnitine monooxygenase oxygenase subunit: MASLLSWFGGPAASKEQTSNKKTTVRALPAEWYTAPEMYQLERRAIFSRRWLFMTHNSRFKQAGDFIRFNVAGYDFVIIQDRQNNINAFHNVCRHRAYQVVEEPQGRKNILSCRYHGWSYGLNGKLAKAPDYDTLDDFDKNANGLFPIHVHIDQKGFIWVNMDSNETPELSWEEQFAGVDEQERFAKFDFADYKLDHTYELEANYNWKIASDNFNECYHCKTTHPDVPTFLTIDSHDCEGKDGHIQHDQAPTDEQKEKGFDVNSTYYFPHVSMSISPHFMMIQRFMPVGPSKTTVEYEVYRNTNSSDEDFKAIADTYARVMKEDKALCDKAQRNLNAGVFVNGELHPRWEKGPLFFQSSVRDVITEHFKKEKAAGQEIWPARQKVAGASGVSDEDLEICKGIGCGQQKEILAW; the protein is encoded by the exons ATGGCTTCACTTCTGAGCTGGTTCGGTGGCCCTGCCGCATCGAAAGAACAGACATCCAACAAGAAGACCACAGTACGAGCACTGCCAGCAGAATGGTACACAGCGCCAGAAATGTATCAACTTGAGCGACGAGCAATCTTCTCAAGAAGGTGGCTGTTCATGACACACAACTCTCGCTTCAAGCAGGCAGGCGACTTCATCCGCTTCAACGTTGCAGGCTACGACTTTGTTATCATTCAAGACCGACAGAACAATATCAACGCCTTCCACAATGTATGCAGACACCGTGCCTACCAAGTCGTCGAAGAACCACAGGGCAGGAAGAACATCCTCTCATGCCGATACCACGGCTGGTCTTACGGCCTAAACGGCAAGCTTGCCAAGGCTCCTGACTACGACACACTTGACGACTTCGACAAGAACGCTAATGGCCTATTCCCAATTCACGTTCACATCGATCAGAAGGGCTTCATCTGGGTGAACATGGACTCTAACGAGACCCCCGAGCTGTCCTGGGAGGAACAATTCGCTGGCGTCGACGAACAGGAGAGATTCGCCAAGTTCGACTTCGCCGACTACAAGCTCGATCACACTTATG AACTCGAAGCAAACTACAACTGGAAAATCGCCTCCGACAACTTCAACGAATGCTACCACTGCAAAACCACCCACCCAGACGTCCCCACCTTCCTCACAATCGACTCCCACGACTGCGAGGGCAAAGACGGCCACATCCAACACGACCAAGCCCCCACCGACGAACAAAAGGAAAAGGGCTTCGACGTCAACAGCACCTACTACTTCCCCCACGTCAGCATGTCCATCTCACCCCACTTCATGATGATCCAGCGCTTCATGCCCGTCGGCCCCTCCAAAACCACAGTCGAGTACGAAGTCTACCGCAACACCAACTCCTCCGACGAAGACTTCAAGGCTATCGCCGACACTTACGCGAGAGTCATGAAGGAGGATAAAGCGCTCTGCGACAAGGCTCAGCGGAACCTTAACGCGGGAGTGTTCGTCAATGGTGAACTTCACCCGCGATGGGAGAAGGGACCGTTGTTCTTTCAGAGCTCGGTGCGCGATGTTATCACGGAGCACTTCAAGAAGGAGAAAGCTGCGGGTCAGGAGATTTGGCCCGCGAGGCAGAAGGTGGCGGGTGCGAGTGGTGTGAGTGATGAGGATTTGGAGATTTGCAAGGGGATTGGATGTGGACAGCAGAAGGAGATTTTGGCTTGGTAA
- a CDS encoding Ubiquitin carboxyl-terminal hydrolase 16, with translation MPDKPLTIATYAAGASLAAITLVYVFGPTFFLDDDAANSSKSSRKKGVVGLVNPANDCFINSVLQVLAGLPELRTYLIREVHRRDLDGPQLYEDLRPALEEPRKSPDSKPLQEWQIIGLQQGLVTAGLKEVLNALNERPIYKKTISAQSFIRCVEQAFRTRISRTQQDAQEFLQVIVQRLAEEYHAGKRARKYARQHGGTVQQGAMGNKGSPAGDENHRIPNGRPRDSKMIPPEADADRGYQESHTAKADAGQQQEEDDQEQDENIFPLEGKQETQVECSHCHFKPKPTVTSFNTLPLNVPHDSTSSTLNQCFDGLLRVEHIDGYTCDRCRLEHALQVYDKQISRTSGDEKAELEADRAKIEQALHEDPEVPPKDVQLPDTKMVPKRRITKHSRISSFPQILSIHLNRSVWDNHSSSSKNMAKVSFPETLPLGSLLDRKTYRLLGVVTHKGGHNSGHYESFRRQILNPPYSTPASLGNGGVYSIRSSPAPSPRMSAVPSPQLSGTKMRESISATESPSLSTDSHFLSTPTSATPSISSGSSTLQPPVLDRRKQQPPPESVPTPGLPTPPQASQPEAPPAEEKARPKSQPALQALRNRGPKRKGNERWWRISDDKIKESKTSDVLGMQREVYMLFYELVPNE, from the coding sequence ATGCCCGACAAGCCATTGACCATCGCGACATATGCGGCGGGGGCATCACTTGCTGCCATCACATTGGTCTATGTCTTTGGCCCAACATTCTTCCTCGACGATGACGCGGCTAACAGTTCCAAGTCAAGCCGCAAAAAGGGCGTTGTAGGACTAGTCAACCCGGCGAACGATTGCTTCATCAACAGTGTACTCCAGGTATTAGCAGGTCTGCCAGAGCTACGGACATATCTTATACGAGAAGTGCATAGGCGGGACCTGGATGGGCCGCAGCTGTATGAAGATTTGAGGCCAGCATTGGAGGAGCCAAGGAAGAGCCCCGACAGTAAGCCGCTCCAGGAATGGCAGATTATAGGTCTGCAGCAAGGGTTGGTCACAGCGGGTCTGAAAGAGGTGCTCAATGCGCTCAACGAGAGGCCTATATACAAGAAGACCATCAGTGCGCAGAGCTTTATACGATGCGTAGAACAGGCATTTCGCACGCGGATTAGCAGAACACAGCAAGATGCACAGGAGTTCTTGCAAGTCATTGTTCAACGGCTTGCTGAGGAGTATCATGCTGGGAAGCGGGCAAGGAAGTATGCTCGACAGCATGGGGGCACAGTACAGCAGGGGGCAATGGGCAACAAGGGAAGTCCCGCTGGCGATGAGAACCACAGGATCCCGAATGGACGACCCAGAGACAGCAAGATGATTCCGCCCGAAGCTGATGCAGACCGCGGCTATCAAGAGTCGCATACTGCCAAGGCCGATGCTGGACAGCAACAGGAAGAGGACGATCAAGAACAGGATGAGAACATTTTCCCGTTGGAGGGCAAGCAAGAGACGCAGGTGGAGTGCTCGCATTGCCATTTCAAACCTAAGCCTACCGTGACATCCTTCAACACCCTCCCCTTGAATGTGCCACACGACTCCACATCGAGTACTCTCAATCAATGCTTCGATGGCTTGCTTAGAGTGGAACACATCGATGGCTACACTTGCGACAGGTGTCGTCTAGAGCATGCATTGCAGGTGTATGACAAGCAGATCAGCAGAACCTCTGGAGACGAGAAGGCTGAACTTGAGGCTGATCGCGCGAAAATTGAGCAAGCACTGCACGAGGATCCTGAAGTGCCGCCCAAGGATGTGCAGCTCCCAGATACCAAGATGGTACCGAAACGGAGGATCACGAAGCATAGTCGCATCTCCTCGTTTCCGCAGATTCTGTCTATACATCTGAACCGCTCGGTCTGGGACAATCATTCGTCTTCTTCGAAGAATATGGCCAAGGTGTCCTTCCCGGAGACGTTACCGCTGGGCAGTCTACTCGACCGCAAGACCTATCGCTTGCTTGGAGTCGTCACACATAAGGGTGGGCACAACAGCGGGCACTACGAATCGTTCCGTAGGCAGATCTTGAACCCTCCGTACTCGACGCCCGCATCACTTGGCAATGGCGGAGTATACAGCATCCGCAGCAGTCCTGCACCAAGTCCGCGCATGAGCGCTGTGCCAAGTCCCCAACTGAGCGGCACGAAGATGAGAGAGTCTATCTCAGCAACCGAAAGCCCGTCTCTTTCTACGGACTCACACTTCTTGAGCACACCGACCAGTGCGACGCCGTCAATTTCTTCTGGCTCTTCGACACTACAGCCACCGGTGCTGGACAGAAGGAAACAGCAGCCGCCTCCAGAGTCCGTCCCAACGCCTGGCTTGCCAACACCGCCTCAAGCCTCCCAACCAGAGGCCCCGCCCGCAGAGGAGAAGGCCAGACCCAAGAGCCAGCCTGCACTCCAAGCTCTTCGCAATCGTGGCCCAAAACGAAAAGGCAACGAACGCTGGTGGCGCATCTCCGACGATAAGATCAAAGAGAGCAAAACAAGCGACGTTCTGGGTATGCAAAGAGAGGTGTACATGCTGTTTTATGAGCTTGTGCCGAATGAGTAG
- a CDS encoding Serine/threonine-protein kinase prp4: MSPRSPLSDGEVSSEDGEKVTKSTSLRQTTDINSSARHVRDHAKSSSRPTRLTGREALMNDRNAHFNGYGQDRDRSRSPFRRDRSGSRSPFRADRDGGAGKDKRRRQDDHYGKNASDTRRHKTHDEKQARGHGYRDIDRPSQPNAGPPYNDRRGRDRPNNRDSYSERDRSRSPFRATAAGTQARPPSKHELSRPDSQHSERGNTLTAQRGSLHETQNGNNDAKAKSSQSGRQATVTEEDKASEQVEEPAEPEKQLSEAELIEQRRKKREAIKKKYAASSGNDSLRRATLESNLPSAAATPYHDSTNRSEPQSPVSPNSPGTPKDSSSAPGSPAQFEALSDADLVNPLQVSANNDDQGQSAADYDPDMDMNEDRPQFKRQDIQDAEQQGEANKEPASMQLPKKPADEFDMFAEDDDDDMFAPADKPAKKADAKEARTLDEGMLDNWDYPDGHYRIINGELLDNRYAVEQQVGKGTFATVVRARDSQTGSKVAIKIACRNDTMLKAGQKEMQFLERLNEKDPEDKRYIIRLLGNFTHKGHLCLVFEGLHMDLRDVLKKFGRDVGINLDAVKIYAYQMFQALLHMKHAEVLHADLKPDNILVNEKRTLIKICDFGTATLQQDAELTPYLVSRFYRAPEVILGMNFDYAIDMWAIGCTLFELYAGRILFNGSDNNGMLRVIQECRGKLPNRLIKRAMLADKYFDEQFTFYGLERDKMTGNVVQKPMHFAQGLAKRDLKSRLSGNINKMTPAMLKEHTAFLDLLDKCLQLDPEKRIKPKDALHHHFFARPSTQVKPKGTISATTLRPVTVQHSG; this comes from the exons ATGAGCCCGCGGTCGCCACTCTCAGACGGCGAAGTCAGCAGCGAGGACGGGGAGAAGGTTACAAAGAGCACATCACTACGCCAGACTACGGATATTAATTCGTCCGCCAGACATGTTCGCGACCACGCGAAGTCTTCATCTCGGCCCACGCGACTCACCGGCCGTGAGGCTTTGATGAACGATAGGAACGCACACTTCAACGGATATGGCCAAGACCGAGACCGCTCCAGGTCGCCTTTCCGCAGAGACCGCTCCGGCTCGAGATCACCTTTCCGCGCAGACCGGGATGGAGGCGCGGGCAAAGACAAGAGACGGCGGCAGGACGACCACTACGGCAAGAACGCATCGGACACGCGGCGGCATAAGACCCACGATGAGAAGCAAGCACGTGGACACGGGTACCGCGACATAGATCGTCCATCACAGCCCAATGCAGGTCCTCCATACAATGACCGCCGCGGCCGCGATAGGCCCAACAACCGCGACTCATACAGCGAGCGCGATCGAAGCCGATCTCCTTTCCGTGCGACTGCAGCCGGCACACAGGCGCGACCACCAAGTAAGCATGAGCTCTCCAGACCAGACTCCCAGCACAGCGAACGTGGAAACACGCTCACTGCGCAACGCGGGTCACTACATGAAACACAGAATGGGAACAATGATGCTAAGGCAAAGTCATCGCAATCAGGCAGACAGGCTACAGTGACTGAAGAAGACAAGGCAAG TGAGCAAGTCGAGGAGCCCGCTGAGCCAGAGAAGCAGCTGTCAGAAGCAGAGCTCATAGAGCAGCGCCGCAAGAAGCGCGAAGCTATCAAGAAGAAGTACGCGGCATCATCAGGGAACGATTCACTCCGTCGAGCAACGCTAGAGTCCAATCTACCTTCTGCTGCTGCTACGCCTTATCACGACAGCACGAATCGCTCAGAGCCGCAATCGCCTGTATCGCCCAACTCACCTGGCACTCCCAAAGACAGCTCATCAGCGCCTGGCTCGCCTGCTCAGTTCGAAGCTTTGAGTGACGCGGACCTCGTCAACCCACTACAGGTTAGTGCGAACAACGATGACCAAGGTCAGTCTGCTGCAGACTACGATCCCGATATGGACATGAATGAGGACCGACCCCAGTTCAAGCGTCAGGATATACAGGATGCAGAACAGCAAGGAGAAGCCAACAAGGAGCCAGCTTCAATGCAGCTACCGAAGAAGCCTGCCGACGAGTTCGACATGTTCGCGGAAGACGATGACGATGACATGTTTGCTCCCGCCGATAAGCCTGCCAAGAAGGCCGATGCCAAAGAGGCTCGTACGCTGGATGAGGGTATGCTGGACAACTGGGACTATCCTGATGGACACTACCGTATCATCAATGGTGAACTTCTCGACAATCGCTATGCCGTCGAGCAACAAGTCGGCAAAGGTACCTTCGCTACCGTGGTGCGAGCTCGAGATTCTCAGACTGGCAGTAAAGTCGCGATAAAGATTGCGTGCAGGAACGATACTATGCTCAAGGCAGGGCAGAAAGAGATGCAGTTCTTAGAGCGTCTCAATGAGAAGGACCCGGAAGACAAGAGGTACATCATCCGATTGTTGGGCAACTTCACACACAAAGGACATCTCTGTCTCGTCTTCGAAGGACTCCACATGGATCTTCGAGACGTTCTGAAGAAGTTCGGGCGCGATGTTGGCATCAACCTGGATGCTGTGAAGATCTACGCATATCAGATGTTCCAGGCTTTGTTGCACATGAAGCATGCTGAGGTGCTGCATGCAGACTTGAAACCAGACAACATTCTCGTCAACGAGAAGCGGACACTGATCAAGATCTGCGATTTCGGCACTGCTACGCTGCAGCAGGATGCTGAACTCACACCGTACCTTGTTTCACGATTCTATCGTGCGCCAGAGGTGATCTTGGGCATGAATTTCGACTACGCCATCGACATGTGGGCCATTGGATGCACACTGTTCGAGCTTTACGCAGGCCGCATTCTGTTCAACGGCTCAGACAACAACGGCATGCTACGCGTTATTCAAGAATGTCGAGGTAAGCTTCCGAATCGGCTCATCAAGCGTGCGATGCTGGCAGACAAGTACTTCGACGAGCAATTCACCTTCTATGGACTCGAGCGTGACAAGATGACTGGCAACGTGGTCCAGAAGCCGATGCACTTCGCGCAAGGATTGGCGAAGCGAGATCTCAAATCAAGGTTGAGCGGCAACATCAATAAGATGACTCCTGCCATGCTCAAGGAGCACACTGCGTTTCTGGATCTTCTGGACAAGTGCTTGCAGCTGGACCCGGAAAAGCGCATCAAGCCGAAGGATGCACTTCATCATCACTTCTTCGCAAGACCCTCTACGCAGGTGAAGCCGAAGGGCACGATCTCCGCGACAACGCTGCGACCTGTGACTGTGCAGCACTCTGGATAG
- a CDS encoding Xanthine phosphoribosyltransferase 1, with protein MVEKLYVTYNQVHKLCQNAADRILTDFKPNLMIAIGGGGYVPARILRSFLKKPGNPNIPIQAIGLSLYESLPTDNEVEQPGTKVTRTQWLDLSSLEMANLIGKNVLIVDEVDDTRTTLEYAVKELEKDVAIAAKNAGREGEGTRFSIFVLHNKDKVKRGKLPDEMINDNRYIAARAVPDWWINYPWEATDIDEHDRHAAEQEVQ; from the exons ATGGTGGAAAAGCTCTACGTCACCTACAATCAG GTGCACAAACTCTGCCAAAATGCCGCCGACCGCATCCTCACCGACTTCAAACCGAATCTCATGATCGCCATTGGCGGCGGCGGCTACGTTCCCGCCCGCATCCTCCGCTCCTTCCTCAAAAAGCCCGGCAACCCCAACATCCCCATCCAAGCAATCGGCCTTTCCCTCTACGAGTCTCTCCCCACCGACAACGAGGTCGAGCAACCCGGCACAAAAGTCACGCGAACCCAATGGCTGGATCTCAGCAGTCTGGAGATGGCGAACCTGATTGGGAAGAACGTGCTGATTGTGGATGAGGTGGATGACACGAGGACGACGTTGGAGTATGCGGTGAAGGAGCTGGAGAAGGATGTGGCGATTGCGGCGAAGAATGCGGGGAGAGAGGGAGAGGGGACGAGGTTCAGCATTTTTGTGTTGCATAATAAGGATAAGGTGAAGAGGGGGAAGTTGCCGGATGAGATGATTAACGACAATAGGTACATCGCTGCGAGGGCCGTGCCGGATTGGTGGATCAACTACCCATGGGAAGCGACGGACATTGACGAGCACGATCGCCATGCGGCGGAGCAGGAGGTCCAGTAG